One Roseimaritima multifibrata DNA window includes the following coding sequences:
- a CDS encoding PAC2 family protein produces MNDSPQLNRPWLIAVWPGMGHVALSAGYYLMSKLRMNLLAEFEASELFDVDAAIVKNGLVQKPQRPRSRLFAWKAPPGGRDVIVFIGESQIQQDKLAFCEQLIDFARDQGVERLFTFAAMATDMQPGTDARIFAAATQQSLLDEMSGFNVQVLDDGHVGGLNGVLLAAAAEKGMPGVCLLGEMPHIFVQLLYPKASLAVLRVFLKMAEIDLDLAELAQHSEQTEHRLGQIVAEMRRRLEPEPDEGEETTGEDWKSASQLSPEDEQHIESLFKIAAADRSRAFELKSELDRLGVFEDYEDRFLDLFKTP; encoded by the coding sequence ATGAATGACTCACCACAACTTAATCGTCCCTGGTTGATCGCTGTCTGGCCTGGTATGGGGCATGTCGCCTTGAGCGCCGGGTATTACTTGATGTCCAAGTTGCGTATGAATCTGCTTGCCGAATTCGAAGCGAGCGAACTATTTGACGTGGACGCGGCGATCGTGAAAAACGGATTGGTACAAAAACCGCAGCGACCGCGTAGCCGCTTGTTCGCATGGAAGGCGCCCCCAGGGGGACGCGACGTGATCGTGTTCATCGGTGAATCGCAGATTCAGCAGGACAAACTGGCGTTTTGCGAGCAGTTGATCGACTTTGCTCGCGATCAGGGCGTCGAACGGTTGTTCACTTTTGCCGCGATGGCAACCGATATGCAGCCCGGAACCGATGCCCGCATTTTTGCAGCCGCAACTCAGCAGTCACTGCTCGATGAGATGAGCGGCTTTAACGTGCAAGTCCTTGATGATGGACACGTCGGCGGACTTAACGGTGTGTTGTTGGCGGCGGCAGCGGAAAAAGGAATGCCCGGCGTCTGCTTGCTTGGCGAGATGCCACATATTTTTGTTCAGTTGCTGTACCCGAAAGCATCATTGGCGGTGCTTCGTGTCTTCTTGAAGATGGCGGAGATCGATTTGGACTTGGCTGAATTGGCACAGCACTCTGAGCAAACAGAGCATCGGTTGGGACAGATCGTCGCCGAGATGCGGCGACGCTTGGAACCGGAACCCGACGAGGGTGAAGAGACGACGGGCGAAGATTGGAAATCGGCGTCACAACTTTCACCCGAAGATGAACAGCACATTGAATCGTTGTTCAAAATCGCCGCGGCAGACCGAAGCCGGGCGTTCGAGCTAAAAAGCGAACTGGATCGACTAGGTGTTTTTGAGGACTACGAAGACCGGTTCCTGGATTTATTCAAGACGCCCTAA
- a CDS encoding Hsp20/alpha crystallin family protein, whose amino-acid sequence MFKNLIPWTNQNDTEMMEVDPKTELAQLRANFDRMLNKMWAGDLDDAWNQGWGCDVQDAENEIVVRAEAPGFEPEEIDVRLSAGRLVMQAEHKTEQQTHENGNGHYSSYGKFYRAMSVPAGIEAEKIEAKYKNGVLEVHLPKGEEAKSKRIAVQAK is encoded by the coding sequence ATGTTTAAAAACCTAATCCCTTGGACAAACCAGAACGACACCGAAATGATGGAAGTCGACCCCAAGACCGAATTGGCACAGCTCCGTGCCAACTTTGATCGCATGCTTAACAAGATGTGGGCCGGCGATTTGGATGACGCCTGGAACCAAGGCTGGGGCTGCGACGTGCAAGATGCCGAAAACGAAATCGTTGTCCGTGCCGAAGCTCCTGGCTTTGAACCCGAAGAAATCGACGTGCGTTTGTCAGCGGGGCGATTGGTCATGCAAGCCGAACACAAGACCGAGCAGCAAACGCACGAAAACGGCAACGGTCACTACAGCAGCTACGGCAAATTCTACCGCGCAATGAGCGTACCAGCAGGCATCGAAGCGGAAAAAATCGAAGCCAAGTACAAGAACGGCGTCTTGGAGGTTCACCTGCCCAAGGGCGAAGAAGCGAAGTCAAAACGAATCGCAGTGCAAGCGAAGTAA
- a CDS encoding Hsp20/alpha crystallin family protein, translating to MVETTLTKTTPAQASAEPTRQVPLFQPRFDITENENELTLYGDLPGVQQDELDIRYENEQLHISGKVAARNQELQVLHQEYGIGDFQRTFTIGESIEADAINAEVHNGVLIVHLPKAEAAKPKRITVKAI from the coding sequence ATGGTAGAAACCACACTTACAAAAACCACTCCTGCGCAAGCCTCGGCCGAACCGACTCGTCAGGTACCGTTGTTCCAACCTCGTTTTGACATCACCGAAAACGAGAACGAACTGACACTCTACGGCGACTTGCCAGGCGTCCAACAAGACGAATTGGACATTCGCTACGAGAACGAGCAACTCCATATTTCCGGCAAGGTTGCGGCCCGCAATCAAGAATTGCAAGTTCTGCATCAAGAATATGGTATTGGTGATTTTCAACGCACGTTCACGATCGGCGAGTCGATTGAAGCTGACGCGATCAATGCAGAGGTTCACAACGGTGTCTTGATCGTGCATTTGCCCAAAGCGGAAGCGGCCAAGCCCAAGCGAATTACCGTCAAAGCGATCTGA
- a CDS encoding Hsp20/alpha crystallin family protein, producing MAFQFTWPRELNRLQSEMDQLFGRGNGSLTRPQAYPAINVLEDDDNLYVEAEIPGMELDQFELFVNAENQLTLQGERKQPNGGTTARHREERVFGRFSRMIALPSLVDGDATTAEYVAGVLKITLPKKPEAKPRRIEVAAG from the coding sequence ATGGCGTTTCAGTTCACTTGGCCGCGCGAACTTAACCGACTGCAAAGCGAGATGGACCAACTGTTTGGTCGCGGCAACGGGTCGCTCACTCGGCCGCAAGCGTATCCGGCAATCAATGTGCTCGAAGACGACGACAACTTATACGTCGAGGCTGAGATTCCTGGCATGGAGCTGGACCAGTTTGAGTTGTTTGTCAATGCTGAAAACCAGTTGACGCTGCAGGGCGAACGCAAGCAACCCAATGGCGGAACGACGGCGCGGCACCGCGAGGAACGAGTCTTCGGTCGCTTTTCGCGAATGATCGCACTGCCGTCGCTTGTCGATGGCGATGCGACGACTGCGGAGTACGTCGCTGGCGTGCTAAAGATCACACTGCCGAAAAAGCCCGAAGCCAAACCGCGACGAATTGAAGTCGCAGCAGGTTAG
- a CDS encoding AMP-binding protein, translated as MNDQFDLADPTNLFSSTPQVKTMFPLRDFIRTCRSRLFRRQAVDSTGVDLTGGRLLTAVLVTRRLLARSGVVNEAEAMVGVLLPPSVAAVIANTAIGLSGKATVNLNYTLTDERVEKCLTACAISHVITSRQFMKRRPFELSAKFVCMEDLARQATWWDKLVCGLTAYGLPSFLLDRMLGLQRTKSDDLMTVLFTSGTTADPKGVMLSHGNIAASINAIRRLYRTRPDDVTLGILPFFHAFGYSAALWLPFGLNMAAAYHFNPFAAKAIGELARKYRVTVLFATPTFLKLYLRRCHADDFPALDVAVVGGEPLDASLAKSFTEKFGVAPAEGYGTTELSPWASVNVPAHRTISALEPAYKGGTVGQPAPGVQIRIIDPETRAELPTGKQGLLLVRGENVMLGYLNQPDKTAEVIHDGWYDTGDFANIDEDGFITITGRQHRFSKIGGEMVPHAAVEDAIADLIRTNTDDEVRQVAVTAIPDPSKGERLIVVHTPLEHTSATDIARKLFDSKHFPAIWIPKPADFIEVAEIPVSSLGKLDLGELKRIAMRRNADTSSAHIHPPENS; from the coding sequence TTGAATGATCAGTTTGATCTGGCGGATCCGACCAATCTGTTTTCCTCAACGCCGCAGGTCAAAACCATGTTCCCGTTGCGAGATTTTATCCGCACTTGCCGATCGCGTCTTTTCCGGCGGCAGGCTGTTGATTCAACAGGGGTGGACCTGACCGGTGGGCGTTTATTGACAGCGGTGCTGGTCACACGGCGATTGCTAGCGCGATCGGGCGTGGTGAACGAAGCGGAGGCCATGGTCGGTGTGCTGTTGCCACCGTCGGTCGCCGCCGTGATCGCCAACACAGCCATCGGCCTGTCCGGCAAGGCAACGGTGAACTTAAACTACACGCTTACCGATGAGCGTGTCGAAAAATGTCTCACCGCATGCGCGATTTCGCACGTTATTACCAGCCGTCAATTCATGAAACGGCGACCCTTTGAACTTTCTGCAAAATTTGTCTGCATGGAAGACCTAGCTCGGCAGGCCACTTGGTGGGACAAACTGGTTTGCGGACTTACCGCATACGGACTGCCTAGCTTTCTTCTCGACCGCATGCTCGGGCTGCAACGCACCAAGTCCGACGACTTAATGACGGTGCTGTTCACCTCGGGCACGACAGCCGATCCCAAAGGCGTGATGCTATCGCACGGAAACATCGCCGCTAGCATCAACGCGATTCGGCGACTCTACCGCACTCGCCCCGATGATGTCACTCTGGGCATCCTGCCGTTCTTCCACGCTTTCGGATACTCAGCCGCATTGTGGCTACCGTTCGGATTAAACATGGCAGCAGCCTACCACTTCAATCCTTTCGCGGCGAAAGCGATCGGCGAGCTGGCTCGAAAGTATCGCGTCACCGTTCTATTCGCGACGCCGACTTTCTTAAAGCTTTACTTGCGTCGTTGCCATGCGGACGATTTCCCAGCGTTAGACGTAGCCGTTGTCGGTGGTGAACCACTGGACGCGAGCCTAGCAAAATCGTTTACCGAGAAATTTGGGGTCGCACCGGCTGAAGGCTACGGGACGACGGAGCTATCACCCTGGGCGTCAGTCAACGTGCCTGCACATCGTACGATCTCTGCACTGGAACCCGCGTACAAAGGGGGAACCGTCGGACAACCCGCCCCAGGTGTGCAAATTCGGATTATTGATCCCGAAACGCGCGCCGAATTGCCTACTGGCAAACAAGGTTTACTTCTGGTTCGCGGCGAAAACGTGATGCTGGGATATTTGAATCAGCCCGACAAGACTGCCGAGGTGATTCACGATGGTTGGTATGACACGGGTGACTTTGCGAATATCGACGAAGACGGATTCATCACCATCACCGGAAGACAGCATCGCTTTTCAAAAATCGGTGGTGAAATGGTCCCCCATGCTGCGGTGGAAGACGCAATTGCTGACTTGATTCGCACCAATACGGATGATGAAGTGCGGCAGGTTGCGGTCACTGCGATTCCTGACCCGAGCAAAGGTGAGCGACTGATCGTTGTTCACACCCCGCTGGAGCACACCTCGGCCACCGACATCGCCAGAAAACTTTTTGACTCAAAACATTTCCCTGCGATTTGGATTCCTAAACCCGCCGACTTCATCGAGGTCGCCGAAATCCCAGTATCCAGCTTAGGAAAACTTGACCTTGGCGAGCTGAAACGAATCGCGATGCGGAGGAATGCTGACACAAGTTCAGCGCACATCCATCCACCAGAAAACTCCTAA
- a CDS encoding CBS domain-containing protein — translation MQLKDVMTTHVRGISANQSVREAAEMMSRMRIGSLPVFRDGQPVGIVTDRDITVRAVASGCDCSQKPVEKIMSDNLCSLPETTSIEDASQEMEQRQIRRVLVGGEDNTIVGIVSLGDIVAKSNQQGLSAELIERVSQPCQPILEA, via the coding sequence ATGCAACTGAAAGATGTAATGACGACGCACGTGCGAGGAATCTCCGCGAATCAAAGCGTACGCGAGGCTGCGGAGATGATGAGTCGAATGCGCATCGGGTCGCTACCCGTATTCCGCGACGGACAACCCGTCGGCATCGTTACCGATCGTGACATTACGGTCCGAGCGGTTGCTAGCGGGTGTGATTGTTCTCAAAAGCCGGTGGAAAAAATAATGAGTGACAACCTGTGTTCGCTGCCCGAAACGACTTCGATCGAAGACGCGTCCCAGGAAATGGAGCAACGCCAGATTAGACGAGTTTTGGTCGGCGGCGAAGACAATACGATCGTCGGCATCGTTTCACTAGGCGATATCGTCGCAAAATCAAACCAACAAGGCTTGTCAGCGGAACTGATCGAACGGGTGTCCCAGCCTTGCCAACCGATCTTGGAAGCATAA
- a CDS encoding BON domain-containing protein, which translates to MNALLEIAQLSSHSSSSNAARIRTEVEQELANTNRAPLRHIRCDYRHGILYLMGQVDTYFLKQLAQEHARRVDGVTHIVNNIFVTT; encoded by the coding sequence ATGAACGCTCTGCTCGAAATCGCACAACTCTCATCCCATTCTAGTTCCTCCAATGCGGCTCGAATTCGAACCGAAGTTGAGCAAGAACTTGCCAACACCAACCGCGCGCCCCTTCGTCACATCCGCTGTGACTATCGGCATGGCATCCTGTACTTAATGGGGCAAGTCGACACATACTTCCTAAAGCAACTTGCCCAGGAACACGCTCGCCGCGTCGACGGCGTGACGCATATCGTCAACAACATTTTTGTGACGACCTAA
- a CDS encoding TIGR00341 family protein, whose product MALRLIELILPADAAVDIEKLTRIDEVLERWDDSLSGGMMLVRMLVRTEQTEMLLDQLESRFGNIDGFRVILLPIEATLPRVQDRRLDKELKSVEKISQRISREELYTDIVESAKLSRVFLASTVLATLVAAVGLMRDDTAIIIGAMVIAPLLGPNMSLCLATALGDIDLAIKSLRTNAVGLLFALVVSFLAGSFLTLDCTSHSVLDRTSVNMGDVVLALAAGTAGVLAFTTGAPSSLIGVMVAVALLPPFAVFGLLLANGEFALARGAIMLVATNVICVNLAGVLTFVVQGIRPRTWWEAERATKSTRIAVAVWVTLLAVLIVLITMESRTP is encoded by the coding sequence GTGGCATTACGCCTGATTGAACTGATTTTGCCCGCCGATGCGGCGGTGGATATCGAGAAGCTAACGCGCATCGATGAAGTGCTTGAACGCTGGGACGATTCTTTGTCCGGTGGCATGATGTTGGTACGGATGTTAGTCCGCACCGAACAGACCGAGATGCTTCTTGACCAACTGGAAAGCCGATTCGGCAATATCGATGGTTTCCGAGTGATATTGTTGCCAATCGAAGCGACGCTACCTCGTGTTCAAGATCGACGGCTGGACAAAGAACTTAAATCAGTAGAAAAGATTTCGCAGCGAATCAGTCGCGAAGAGTTGTACACCGACATCGTCGAAAGCGCTAAGCTTTCGCGAGTGTTCCTGGCCTCGACCGTGCTGGCGACACTGGTTGCCGCCGTGGGACTCATGCGAGACGACACGGCGATCATCATCGGTGCCATGGTAATTGCACCGCTGCTTGGCCCTAATATGTCGCTGTGTCTGGCGACGGCACTCGGTGATATCGATCTTGCCATCAAATCGCTGCGTACCAACGCGGTCGGTTTGCTGTTTGCACTGGTGGTCTCTTTTTTGGCGGGCAGTTTCTTGACCCTGGATTGCACTAGCCATAGCGTGCTCGATCGCACGAGTGTGAACATGGGCGATGTCGTTTTGGCACTGGCCGCAGGAACTGCAGGAGTGCTGGCGTTCACGACCGGTGCGCCCTCTTCGTTGATCGGCGTTATGGTCGCGGTCGCCTTGCTGCCGCCGTTCGCTGTATTCGGTTTGCTACTCGCGAACGGCGAATTTGCACTGGCACGAGGCGCGATCATGCTGGTCGCGACCAACGTGATCTGTGTCAACTTAGCTGGCGTGTTGACGTTTGTAGTCCAAGGTATCCGCCCACGGACTTGGTGGGAGGCCGAGCGAGCCACCAAGTCAACGCGAATCGCCGTCGCCGTTTGGGTCACTTTGTTGGCGGTTCTGATCGTGCTGATCACTATGGAAAGTCGCACACCATAG
- a CDS encoding alkaline phosphatase D family protein — translation MLRILLCGSLLLACATMSPGQAPDQPISRLLFGSCIQQDRPMPILNTMLSAKPQLLLLLGDNIYADTSDIDVMRAKYKQLGAKQEFIALRSACPILATWDDHDYGLNDGGADFPLRDKAQEAFLDFWDEPTDSPRRRQAGVYDAKIFGPEGKRLQVIMLDTRYFRSPLKKGPRRVGGPYTADDDPQKTMLGDAQWKWLEKQLRMPAEIRVIGSSIQFVPSAAGQEAWANLPRERQRLIDLIRETRAGGVVILSGDRHWSEVSVTEEQTAYPLLDITSSSLNQIHPRGTPTENQFRSINTTYHKANFGVLSIDWDSSDPTINFEIRDTDNQPQIQGSYRLSKLQPK, via the coding sequence ATGTTGCGAATTCTGCTTTGCGGTTCCCTTTTATTAGCCTGCGCCACCATGTCCCCTGGGCAGGCTCCTGACCAACCGATTTCACGACTGTTGTTCGGATCTTGTATCCAACAGGATCGCCCGATGCCGATCCTGAACACGATGCTGTCAGCCAAGCCACAGCTGCTGTTACTTTTGGGAGACAACATCTATGCGGATACATCCGACATCGACGTAATGCGTGCCAAATACAAGCAACTGGGTGCCAAACAGGAATTCATCGCGTTGCGGTCGGCCTGTCCGATACTGGCCACCTGGGACGATCACGACTACGGCTTGAACGATGGCGGCGCAGATTTCCCCCTCCGTGACAAGGCTCAAGAAGCGTTCTTAGATTTCTGGGACGAGCCAACCGATTCGCCCCGGCGTAGGCAAGCGGGAGTGTACGATGCCAAAATCTTTGGGCCCGAGGGAAAACGGCTGCAAGTGATCATGCTGGACACCCGGTACTTTCGCTCGCCGCTTAAAAAGGGGCCTCGAAGAGTCGGTGGCCCCTACACGGCGGACGATGATCCCCAAAAAACGATGCTGGGCGACGCGCAGTGGAAATGGCTTGAAAAGCAATTGCGAATGCCTGCCGAAATTCGCGTGATCGGTTCCAGCATTCAATTTGTTCCCTCCGCAGCCGGCCAAGAAGCGTGGGCAAATTTGCCGCGTGAACGCCAACGGCTAATCGATTTGATTCGTGAAACCCGCGCTGGCGGTGTGGTTATTTTAAGTGGGGATCGACATTGGTCCGAAGTTTCGGTGACGGAGGAACAAACGGCCTATCCTCTGCTGGACATTACCTCCAGCAGTCTTAACCAAATCCATCCCCGTGGCACGCCTACCGAAAATCAATTCCGTTCGATCAATACCACTTACCACAAAGCCAACTTTGGCGTTTTGTCGATTGACTGGGATTCCTCCGATCCAACAATAAATTTCGAAATCCGAGACACAGACAACCAACCGCAGATCCAAGGCTCGTATCGCTTGAGTAAGCTCCAACCCAAATAA
- a CDS encoding DUF1501 domain-containing protein yields MNHPQCSDNHGYGPSPCDLPIPLELKQEWKKLETRRHFLGRGSNALGWAAMASLLAGGLSGEQRATAAATSGQGGILDGPHFKPTAKRVIYLFMSGGPPQMDMWDYKPNLAKWFDKDLPESIRGTAMPTGMTAGQTRFPVAPSKWGFKQHGQCGRWVSDLLPATAKSVDDIAVIRSMHTDAINHEPAILLMNTGNMIPGKPSLGAWMSYGLGSTNENLPAFVVLNSKFTVGNPQPINSRLWGSGFLSSRHAGVLLRSAKDPVLYLQDPKGMDRNVRRTMLDAVASLNQQTFDELGDPETQSRISQYEMAARMQTSVPELTDFSDEPQSTWDLYGETAKQPGSFAFNCLMARRLAERGVPFTQVYKRGWDVHGNVVGDLPKLCAETDAATHALVADLKQRGLLDDTLVIWGGEFGRTIYSQGGLSRDNYGRDHHAKCFSLWMAGGGIRGGISRGATDDFSFSITEDPVHIRDLNATILHCLGIDHQRLTFKMQGLEQKLTGVEKAHVVRELLR; encoded by the coding sequence ATGAATCATCCCCAATGCTCTGACAACCATGGTTACGGCCCGTCCCCTTGCGACTTGCCAATCCCCTTGGAACTGAAGCAAGAGTGGAAAAAACTGGAAACGCGGCGTCACTTCCTCGGACGGGGCAGCAACGCGCTCGGTTGGGCGGCGATGGCTTCGTTGCTGGCGGGTGGCTTGTCCGGCGAACAACGGGCAACCGCGGCAGCCACCAGCGGCCAAGGTGGCATCCTGGATGGCCCACACTTCAAACCGACTGCCAAACGCGTCATCTATTTGTTCATGTCCGGCGGTCCCCCGCAGATGGACATGTGGGACTACAAACCCAATCTAGCCAAATGGTTCGACAAAGATCTACCGGAATCGATTCGTGGTACGGCCATGCCAACGGGCATGACGGCTGGGCAAACCCGATTCCCTGTCGCTCCGTCGAAATGGGGTTTTAAACAACACGGTCAATGCGGACGTTGGGTCAGCGACCTGCTACCTGCGACAGCTAAATCAGTCGACGACATCGCCGTGATCCGTTCGATGCACACCGATGCGATCAACCACGAACCAGCGATCCTGCTGATGAATACCGGCAACATGATCCCGGGTAAACCATCGTTGGGCGCTTGGATGTCATACGGATTGGGGAGCACCAACGAGAACCTCCCAGCCTTTGTGGTGCTCAATTCAAAGTTCACCGTCGGCAACCCTCAACCGATTAATTCACGACTGTGGGGCAGCGGTTTTCTCTCTTCGCGACACGCTGGCGTACTGCTGCGATCGGCCAAAGATCCGGTGCTCTACCTGCAAGACCCGAAAGGCATGGACCGCAACGTTCGCCGCACAATGCTGGACGCCGTCGCGAGCTTAAACCAACAAACTTTCGATGAATTGGGCGACCCAGAAACCCAGTCGCGGATCAGCCAATACGAAATGGCTGCTAGGATGCAAACCAGCGTCCCGGAACTAACCGATTTTTCGGATGAACCCCAAAGCACCTGGGACCTGTATGGCGAAACCGCTAAACAGCCTGGCAGCTTTGCCTTCAACTGCTTGATGGCCCGCCGACTTGCCGAACGTGGCGTACCATTTACTCAGGTCTACAAACGAGGCTGGGACGTTCACGGGAATGTCGTCGGTGATTTGCCCAAACTGTGTGCGGAAACCGACGCCGCAACGCACGCGTTGGTCGCCGACCTAAAACAGCGAGGCCTGCTGGATGACACCCTAGTGATCTGGGGCGGTGAATTCGGCCGGACCATCTATTCCCAAGGCGGCCTGTCCCGCGACAATTACGGCCGCGATCACCATGCCAAGTGCTTTAGCCTATGGATGGCCGGCGGCGGAATCCGCGGGGGAATCTCACGGGGCGCCACCGACGATTTCTCATTCTCGATCACCGAGGATCCGGTTCACATTCGCGATCTAAACGCGACCATATTGCACTGCTTGGGTATCGACCACCAGCGGCTAACGTTTAAAATGCAAGGACTGGAACAAAAGTTAACCGGAGTTGAAAAAGCCCACGTCGTGCGGGAACTGCTGCGTTGA